The Micropterus dolomieu isolate WLL.071019.BEF.003 ecotype Adirondacks linkage group LG20, ASM2129224v1, whole genome shotgun sequence genome has a segment encoding these proteins:
- the LOC123959409 gene encoding BTB/POZ domain-containing protein KCTD12-like, whose protein sequence is MAHTDSRSSTFPEIVELNVGGQVYVTRLETLTAVPNSLLWTKFTQSSPGDLPTDSKGRFFFDRDGFLFRYILDYLRDSELFLPEFFKERRRLQKEADFFQLPELSRRLAAASSCAEDSGDPEEAELTSPVTTTSSSSSSSDRTLRSPGTDSGYITIGYRGSYTIGRDIQADAKFRRVARITVCSKISLAKEVFGDTLNESRDPDRPPDKYTARYYLKYNFLEQAFDRLAEAGFHMVACNSTGTCSYASNDGGEDKLWTSYTEYVFAR, encoded by the coding sequence atggccCACACAGACAGCCGAAGTTCAACTTTCCCTGAGATAGTGGAGCTAAACGTGGGGGGGCAGGTGTATGTGACCCGACTTGAAACCCTCACGGCGGTGCCCAACTCTCTCCTGTGGACCAAGTTCACCCAGAGCTCCCCTGGCGACCTGCCCACAGACAGCAAGGGCCGCTTCTTCTTCGACCGGGACGGCTTTCTGTTCCGCTACATTTTGGATTACTTACGGGACTCTGAGCTTTTCCTGCCCGAGTTTttcaaagagaggaggaggctgcAGAAAGAAGCGGACTTCTTCCAGCTGCCGGAGCTGTCGAGGCGCCTCGCAGCGGCCAGCTCGTGCGCGGAGGACAGCGGAGACCCGGAGGAGGCTGAGCTCACCAGCCCGgtcaccaccacctcctcctcctcctcgtcctcggACAGGACCCTGCGCTCTCCTGGGACCGACTCCGGCTACATCACCATCGGGTACAGAGGCAGCTACACTATCGGGAGAGACATCCAGGCGGACGCTAAATTCCGCAGGGTTGCCAGGATAACCGTCTGCAGCAAGATCTCGCTGGCTAAAGAGGTTTTTGGAGACACCCTGAATGAGAGCCGCGACCCGGACCGCCCGCCTGACAAATACACCGCTAGGTATTACCTCAAGTATAACTTTTTGGAGCAGGCGTTTGACCGGCTGGCCGAAGCGGGCTTCCACATGGTGGCCTGCAACTCCACCGGGACCTGCTCGTACGCCAGCAACGACGGGGGGGAGGATAAACTGTGGACCAGTTACACCGAGTATGTTTTCGCCCGATGA